The genomic stretch TATCGACTTCCCGCACTCGTTCAGGAGATAAGCATTCCTTCAGGGTGGTGAAGACCGCCGCGATCGCATCCTCGGGGGCAATGCCCTGGGACAAACCGGCTTCTTGGCCAATGCGGAAGACAAAGCTATCGGGAGAAATGTCTAGGGGAGCACGCACGCGGCT from Candidatus Obscuribacterales bacterium encodes the following:
- a CDS encoding DUF2267 domain-containing protein, coding for SRVRAPLDISPDSFVFRIGQEAGLSQGIAPEDAIAAVFTTLKECLSPERVREVDNYLPGTLRQLWRQV